The Brevinematales bacterium genome has a window encoding:
- a CDS encoding transcriptional repressor codes for MRNCKGDHSNWWAGKFRNRGFKITSQREAVLDVLSNTDQHLSTEEVYFQLHQKCPGIGLATVYRTLELLVKLGIVQKFDFGDGRARYEILSDSKDEDHHHHLVCKKCGTIIDYKDFISDEIELLNKTEKGLSEKYNFEITDHVIHFYGICEKCKG; via the coding sequence ATGCGAAATTGCAAAGGGGATCATTCGAACTGGTGGGCGGGAAAGTTTAGGAACAGGGGTTTTAAGATCACTTCTCAACGTGAAGCGGTATTGGATGTATTAAGTAATACCGATCAGCATCTGAGTACCGAGGAAGTCTATTTCCAGCTCCATCAGAAATGTCCCGGAATAGGGCTTGCGACCGTTTATCGGACTCTTGAACTTCTGGTGAAACTCGGTATTGTTCAAAAATTCGATTTCGGCGACGGACGCGCGAGATATGAAATATTGAGTGATTCTAAGGATGAGGATCATCACCACCACCTCGTTTGCAAGAAATGCGGTACTATTATCGATTATAAGGATTTTATCAGCGATGAAATAGAGCTTCTCAATAAAACTGAGAAGGGTTTGTCGGAAAAATATAATTTCGAGATTACGGATCATGTGATCCATTTTTACGGAATATGTGAAAAATGTAAGGGCTAA